A genomic window from Candidatus Obscuribacter sp. includes:
- the rpoC1 gene encoding DNA-directed RNA polymerase subunit gamma (DNA-dependent RNA polymerase catalyzes the transcription of DNA into RNA using the four ribonucleoside triphosphates as substrates; in cyanobacteria the beta' subunit is composed of two distinct genes that produce a gamma and beta' subunit), whose amino-acid sequence MPTSIDRFDYIKIGIASPERILSWSHGEVTKPETINYRTLKPEKDGLFCERIFGPSKDWECYCGKYKRVRHRGITCERCGVEVTDSKVRRHRMGHIKLASPVTHIWFLKGIPSYIGLLLDLPLRDLEQVVYFNAYVVTNAGNSQDLHKNQLLAEDEYEKLLEDPNMQFDVGIGAEAVKQLLHDLARPVYERPDNKDDRGRLLELPGLKEISLALREELAGSGGSQQKRAKIIKRLRLVEALLSSHTDPTWVVLDNLPVTPPDLRPMVQLDGGRFATSDLNDLYRRVINRNNRLARLLEMGAPEIIVRNEKRMLQEAVDALIDNGRRGRVVVGPNNRPLKSLSNIIEGKQGRFRQNLLGKRVDYSGRSVIVVGPTLQLHQCGLPREMALELFKPFVINKLIDRQIVQNIKSAKKQIEKGSAIVWEILDEVIQGHPVLLNRAPTLHRLGIQAFEPVLVEGRAIQLHPLVCSAFNADFDGDQMAVHVPLSVEAQAEAHMLMLASNNTLLPATGKPTITPTQDMVLGIYYLTIEKPGNDDPKVCRGAGMRFVSLADCRSAFEAGILDLHAKIKVRDFDGQMIETTPGRIIFNQVVREAIATVN is encoded by the coding sequence ATGCCTACAAGTATTGACCGGTTTGACTACATCAAAATAGGAATCGCATCACCCGAGCGCATCCTCAGTTGGTCCCATGGCGAAGTAACAAAGCCAGAGACAATCAACTACCGTACTCTCAAGCCCGAAAAAGATGGTCTCTTTTGCGAAAGAATTTTTGGACCATCAAAAGACTGGGAATGCTACTGCGGTAAGTACAAACGTGTACGTCACCGTGGTATCACCTGCGAGCGCTGCGGCGTTGAAGTGACTGACTCCAAAGTACGTCGTCACCGCATGGGCCACATCAAACTGGCTTCACCCGTAACTCACATCTGGTTTCTCAAGGGTATTCCCAGTTATATCGGTCTCTTGCTCGACTTGCCTCTGCGCGATCTCGAACAAGTTGTTTACTTCAATGCTTATGTTGTAACCAACGCCGGTAACTCTCAAGACCTGCACAAAAACCAGTTGCTCGCCGAAGACGAATACGAAAAACTGCTCGAAGATCCCAACATGCAGTTTGACGTCGGAATCGGTGCAGAGGCTGTCAAACAGCTCTTGCATGATCTCGCTCGTCCAGTCTATGAGCGTCCAGACAACAAAGATGATCGCGGTCGTCTGCTTGAGTTGCCTGGTCTCAAAGAAATCTCACTGGCTTTGCGTGAAGAACTAGCTGGTAGTGGTGGCTCTCAACAGAAGCGCGCCAAAATCATCAAGCGTCTTCGCCTGGTAGAAGCACTTCTATCCAGCCACACCGATCCTACCTGGGTAGTGCTCGACAATCTGCCGGTCACCCCGCCAGACTTGCGCCCCATGGTACAGCTCGATGGTGGACGTTTTGCTACATCCGACCTCAACGATCTCTATCGCCGTGTTATCAACCGCAACAACCGTCTCGCTCGTCTCCTTGAGATGGGTGCGCCCGAAATCATCGTGCGTAACGAAAAACGGATGTTGCAGGAAGCTGTCGATGCTCTCATCGATAACGGCAGAAGAGGCAGAGTAGTTGTCGGTCCTAACAACCGTCCGCTCAAATCACTCTCTAACATTATCGAAGGTAAGCAAGGTCGTTTCCGTCAAAACTTGCTCGGTAAACGTGTCGACTACTCAGGTCGTAGCGTTATCGTAGTTGGACCGACTCTGCAACTGCACCAGTGCGGTTTGCCTAGAGAAATGGCGCTTGAACTCTTCAAGCCTTTTGTAATCAATAAACTGATTGACAGACAGATTGTGCAAAACATCAAGTCTGCTAAGAAGCAAATTGAAAAAGGATCTGCCATTGTCTGGGAAATCCTCGATGAAGTAATCCAGGGTCACCCTGTCCTCCTCAACCGCGCTCCCACACTGCACAGACTAGGTATTCAAGCTTTTGAGCCAGTCCTTGTAGAAGGTCGCGCTATTCAACTCCACCCGCTTGTATGCTCAGCCTTCAACGCTGACTTCGACGGTGACCAAATGGCTGTGCACGTGCCTCTCTCTGTAGAAGCACAAGCTGAAGCTCACATGCTCATGCTGGCAAGCAACAACACATTGTTGCCTGCTACCGGCAAACCAACCATCACTCCTACCCAGGACATGGTGCTCGGTATCTATTACCTGACTATCGAAAAGCCAGGCAACGATGATCCCAAAGTTTGTCGTGGTGCCGGTATGCGTTTTGTCAGCCTGGCCGATTGCCGCTCTGCATTTGAAGCTGGCATTCTCGACTTGCACGCCAAAATCAAGGTGCGTGACTTTGACGGACAGATGATTGAGACCACACCAGGTCGCATCATCTTCAACCAGGTCGTGCGCGAAGCAATTGCTACCGTCAACTAA
- the rpoB gene encoding DNA-directed RNA polymerase subunit beta: protein MAIELLSERIKTFGAGSTRIAELPDLAEIQKSSFKWFIEEGLAEELRAFSPIKDYTGRLELHFLTSYTFEDHTEPNKPKTPEEARALDSSFTKKLRIQMRLVNREMGEIKEQEIYVGDIPMMTDRGTFIINGAERVIVSQIVRSPGIYYKREVDTNGKRTFSATMIPNRGAWLKFETDVNDIIYVKIDKNRKLPATTLLRALGYTDAEMESLFRHKEFLKKTLDKDANKTREDSLIEVYRKLRPGDPPSVAGGQSILDSRFFDDKRYDLGRVGRYKLNKKLALSVPETQRTLTKEDIVASVDYLIGLHYDEGHVDDIDHLGNRRIRSVGELLQNQFRIGLTRLERIVRERMTLQDADTLTPANLLNTKPLVAAIREFFGSSQLSQFMDQTNPLAELTHKRRLSALGPGGLSRERAGFAVRDIHPSHYGRICPVETPEGPNAGLIGSLATHARVNAYGFIETPYRLVQNEKVTETIHYLTADEEDKYRVAPGDVPVEEDGTFVKELIPVRYKAEFIEATADHVDYVGVSPIQIVSVGTALIPFLEHDDANRALMGSNMQRQSVPLIRTERPMVTTGIERQAARDSGMVIVADIEGKVEYVSATSIHVRTKDKRLVKYRLSKFQRSNQDTCLNQKPNVKPGDNVKPGDVIADGAATNSGELSVGRNLLVAFMPWEGYNFEDAILINQRLVFDDVLTSIHIEKLEIDARSTKLGPEEITREVPNVSEESLRHLDETGIVRIGSRVYPDDILVGKITPKGESEHPPEEKLLRAIFGEKARDVRDNSLRVPHGEGGRVVDVKVFDREKGDELPPVANKVVRVYIAQKRKVSVGDKVAGRHGNKGIVAKILPAEDMPFLTDGTPVDIVLNPLGVPSRMNVGQTFETLLGLAAMLTNQRYEVPPFDEMFQQEASSFTVHNEIKKGKKVSGFDWVGDDGKSILYDGRSGEAFDNPVTVGKIYMMKLVHLVDDKIHARSTGPYSLVTQQPLGGKAQFGGQRLGEMECWALEAFGAGYSLQEMLTIKSDDVNGRSKAYESIVKGENLKRPGIPESFKVLVRELQSIGLDVSVAKRTREGQEVEVDLMTEVEDVRPRGLRRLSPFGEIGLESELAELSRQAQMPQGAVALGERGEGDDGEELIGGASLTDSSDELIGGAIVGAADDVLGDVDLGDEPDADA, encoded by the coding sequence ATGGCAATAGAGTTGTTGTCTGAGCGCATTAAGACCTTCGGGGCGGGTAGCACGCGCATTGCCGAACTTCCCGATCTAGCTGAGATACAAAAGAGTTCGTTTAAATGGTTTATCGAAGAAGGGCTGGCAGAAGAACTGCGGGCCTTTAGTCCTATTAAGGATTACACCGGTAGACTCGAACTGCACTTTTTGACCAGCTACACATTCGAGGACCACACTGAGCCTAATAAGCCCAAGACTCCGGAAGAAGCCAGAGCACTCGATTCAAGTTTCACCAAAAAGCTCCGCATCCAGATGCGCCTCGTCAATAGAGAGATGGGCGAGATCAAGGAGCAAGAAATCTACGTCGGCGACATCCCCATGATGACCGACCGCGGTACCTTCATCATCAACGGTGCAGAGCGCGTTATCGTTTCGCAGATTGTACGCAGCCCCGGTATCTACTACAAAAGAGAAGTAGACACCAACGGTAAGCGTACTTTTAGCGCCACCATGATCCCTAACCGTGGCGCCTGGCTCAAATTTGAGACCGACGTCAACGACATCATTTACGTCAAAATCGATAAAAACCGCAAACTGCCAGCAACCACCTTGCTGCGTGCTCTCGGTTATACCGATGCCGAAATGGAAAGCTTGTTCCGTCACAAAGAGTTTCTCAAAAAGACTCTCGACAAAGACGCTAACAAGACCAGAGAAGATTCACTAATCGAAGTCTACAGAAAGCTCAGACCAGGCGACCCGCCCTCTGTTGCTGGTGGACAGAGCATCCTCGATAGCAGATTTTTTGATGACAAACGCTATGACCTGGGTCGTGTTGGTCGCTACAAGCTCAACAAAAAGCTCGCTCTATCGGTACCCGAGACTCAACGCACACTAACCAAAGAAGATATCGTAGCTTCAGTTGATTACCTCATCGGCTTGCACTATGACGAAGGCCACGTGGACGATATCGACCACCTCGGCAACCGTCGTATTCGTTCCGTTGGTGAGCTATTGCAAAACCAATTCCGTATTGGTTTGACCCGTCTTGAGCGCATCGTGCGTGAGCGTATGACATTGCAAGATGCCGATACTCTCACTCCTGCTAACTTGCTCAACACCAAACCACTGGTAGCTGCTATCCGTGAGTTTTTTGGATCGTCTCAGTTGTCTCAGTTTATGGACCAGACCAATCCTCTGGCCGAACTGACTCACAAACGCAGATTGTCAGCTCTTGGACCTGGTGGTCTATCCAGAGAAAGAGCCGGATTTGCGGTACGCGACATCCACCCCAGCCACTACGGTCGTATCTGCCCGGTAGAGACTCCTGAAGGTCCTAACGCCGGTCTTATCGGTTCGCTAGCCACTCACGCTCGCGTTAATGCCTATGGCTTTATCGAAACACCTTATCGTCTCGTGCAAAACGAGAAAGTGACTGAAACAATTCACTACCTCACTGCCGACGAAGAAGACAAATATCGTGTTGCTCCTGGTGATGTGCCAGTAGAAGAAGACGGTACCTTTGTCAAAGAGCTTATCCCTGTGCGCTACAAGGCTGAATTTATTGAAGCCACAGCGGATCACGTCGACTATGTTGGTGTGAGCCCGATTCAGATTGTCTCTGTCGGAACAGCTCTTATCCCCTTCCTTGAGCACGACGATGCTAACCGTGCGCTCATGGGATCCAACATGCAACGTCAATCAGTGCCCCTGATTCGTACCGAAAGACCAATGGTCACAACCGGTATCGAGCGTCAGGCTGCACGTGACTCCGGCATGGTGATTGTGGCTGACATCGAAGGTAAGGTCGAATATGTTTCGGCTACATCTATACATGTACGCACCAAAGACAAACGTCTGGTCAAATATCGTCTCTCTAAATTCCAGCGCTCTAACCAGGACACCTGCTTAAACCAGAAGCCCAACGTAAAGCCTGGCGACAACGTCAAGCCCGGCGATGTTATCGCTGACGGTGCGGCTACCAATAGCGGTGAGCTATCAGTTGGTCGCAACCTGCTCGTGGCATTTATGCCCTGGGAAGGCTACAACTTTGAAGACGCTATCTTGATCAACCAGCGTCTGGTATTTGACGATGTGCTTACTTCTATCCACATCGAGAAGCTCGAAATCGATGCTCGCTCGACCAAGCTGGGTCCAGAAGAAATCACCCGCGAAGTGCCAAACGTATCGGAAGAATCCCTCCGTCACCTCGACGAAACCGGCATCGTAAGAATAGGCTCCAGAGTCTATCCTGACGATATCCTCGTCGGCAAAATCACTCCTAAGGGCGAGTCCGAGCATCCTCCAGAAGAGAAATTGCTCCGCGCCATCTTTGGTGAAAAAGCCCGCGACGTCAGAGACAACTCTTTGAGAGTGCCTCACGGTGAAGGCGGACGCGTAGTTGATGTGAAAGTGTTTGACCGCGAAAAAGGCGACGAACTGCCACCAGTTGCTAACAAAGTGGTGCGTGTTTATATCGCTCAAAAACGTAAGGTATCAGTCGGAGACAAAGTTGCCGGACGTCACGGTAACAAGGGTATCGTCGCTAAGATTCTGCCCGCTGAAGACATGCCTTTCTTGACCGATGGCACACCAGTCGACATCGTGCTCAATCCACTGGGCGTACCTAGCCGTATGAACGTTGGACAGACCTTCGAAACCTTGCTTGGACTGGCAGCAATGCTCACCAATCAGCGTTACGAAGTGCCTCCTTTCGATGAAATGTTCCAACAGGAAGCTTCATCATTTACTGTCCACAACGAAATCAAAAAAGGCAAAAAAGTCAGTGGTTTTGATTGGGTTGGCGATGATGGTAAGTCGATTCTTTACGATGGTCGTTCTGGAGAAGCTTTTGACAATCCAGTCACTGTCGGCAAAATCTACATGATGAAACTCGTCCACTTGGTCGACGACAAAATCCACGCTCGTTCCACAGGACCTTACAGTCTTGTCACCCAGCAACCGCTCGGTGGTAAAGCGCAGTTTGGTGGACAGCGTCTGGGAGAAATGGAGTGCTGGGCGCTCGAAGCGTTCGGTGCTGGCTACTCCCTGCAAGAAATGTTGACTATCAAGTCCGATGACGTCAATGGACGTAGTAAGGCTTACGAGTCCATCGTTAAGGGTGAAAACCTCAAACGTCCTGGTATTCCTGAATCATTCAAGGTGCTTGTGCGCGAATTGCAGTCCATCGGTCTCGATGTCTCAGTCGCTAAGCGCACCCGCGAAGGTCAGGAAGTGGAAGTTGATCTGATGACCGAAGTTGAGGATGTACGTCCTCGCGGTCTAAGACGTCTCAGTCCTTTTGGTGAAATCGGACTGGAATCGGAACTTGCCGAACTCTCCAGACAAGCCCAAATGCCACAGGGAGCTGTTGCTCTCGGTGAGCGCGGTGAAGGTGATGATGGTGAAGAATTGATTGGCGGCGCAAGCCTCACCGATTCTTCGGACGAACTTATTGGTGGTGCCATTGTTGGCGCTGCTGATGATGTTCTCGGTGACGTAGACCTGGGTGATGAGCCCGACGCGGACGCCTAA